Proteins from a genomic interval of Osmia bicornis bicornis chromosome 11, iOsmBic2.1, whole genome shotgun sequence:
- the LOC114873789 gene encoding nuclear factor of activated T-cells 5-like isoform X3, translating to MAPDLEKRRQELRRTSYGSLAEPGHEHFQMLLQLRCTGNALTDEPYRHGNNAGERLPTVTGSVQRSTVTSANRAHSASRRISHQQRQQQPPQQQQQQQQQQQQQQQQQSQQQSAQQARIPVGSLRNSDEHGSRASSAQDVCDNSNDSGLGFEDRQQHLTNATAWNGAGEEDSKRRKMDIKLESEDANFAFPEVTHSASSDSKTANRNSSNGIAVLATISGNRTGNGSSGRVVEVSRSRPGLGVLAKRSSAPHQGPVTLTSQLCSASSDGKVQLQIICQPEQQHRARYQTEGSRGAVKDRTGNGFPIVRLVGYDKPTTLQVFIGTDLGRVAPHMFYQACRVSGKNSTPCIERKIDGTIVIEVDMDPAKDMMVTCDCVGILKERNVDVEHRFPQEAGVLQGRSKKKSTRCRMVFRTTIARPDGNTETLQVCSQPIVCTQPPGIPEICKKSLTSCPCTGGLELFILGKNFLKDTRVVFQLDNDDLSSSLEPHWECAVLPDKEFLQQTHLVCVVPAYRRQDLAPSESVSVKLYAVSSGKTSEPHTFLYTAASAAPEPSVGKIEPITPPLSTSNGDSALATSPAAAVSLTTGVSSNTLITQAAAGTPNFLTTIQSQQSSSQTTETLKSDPSPPPVTASSQVTPVLMWAAQSPNCQNSPPDVMMPPPAMVANPLLNRRSSSNLQLILPDNLKTEVLDENSENSMISENSMQSIPTPTANGSTGTSPLQQLVNENSRETPQTNMIRSVPVAANNSPVQEAVNLLGVVDLMRNQHPLSMVSTHQNSYGEGSPNGTLQGGGGVVDLRMKHHQSEFGNLSNFTGTSNGQLPAQSGHSVEKYLNHIESNGKEAESQENGFVGSIQQRASIIATGRQPQQGQASNILASPNQGVKLDTLVNSGAESHQLVSPLRTVNPNSSTMMSHVSAVTDHETIPSPQQSRNSPPIPVKTMLLEALMPAQSVPPLIGNGGTTVSSPASVVQEPTNGDSLLTTINAALLPAMQEPVVTTSGTSNSSVTVPSHNQMQVTNETMSIAAEHIPQIQGLIQQEVVAMQQAQQVEQVVAQAQQQVEQVVAQAQQQAVQAVQQAQQQVVQHVVQHAQVVQQAVQQVQAAQQVRAVPAVQHAMQQATQEVVQQAVQQATQEVVQQVQAVQQAVQQAQAAQAMQQAVQQDIGSMLNQPAGFVAEASSALASGAAQEPSQQRLTTAAEQAINNVITNATQDIINNRPITTTTAHAIIATKNILNSVATQSAQLMNSAMEGILPKSPPGQNNIVEQVASKSPPVALPVTPNRQNVNPPITNTANNTTGTTVRKQEDGMLPQELTSMSEHDLLSYINPSCFDSQNNFLM from the exons GTAACAATGCTGGAGAAAGGTTGCCAACGGTAACAGGTTCGGTTCAAAGGAGCACCGTCACGTCGGCAAATCGCGCGCACTCCGCATCACGAAGGATCAGCCATCAGCAACGTCAGCAGCAACCACctcaacagcagcagcagcagcagcagcagcagcaacaacagcagcagcaacagtcTCAACAACAATCGGCGCAACAGGCGAGGATACCAGTAGGATCCTTAAGGAACTCGGATGAGCACGGATCGAGAGCCAGCTCGGCACAGGACGTTTGCGATAATTCCAACGATTCCGGGCTCGGCTTCGAGGACCGTCAGCAACATCTCACGAACGCAACC GCTTGGAACGGCGCCGGCGAGGAGGACTCGAAGAGAAGGAAGATGGACATCAAGCTCGAGTCCGAGGATGCGAATTTTGCCTTCCCCGAGGTGACGCATTCCGCGAGCTCTGATAGCAAAACGGCCAATAGAAACAGTTCGAACGGGATAGCTGTGCTGGCCACGATCTCTGGGAACAGGACGGGGAACGGAAGCTCGGGAAGGGTTGTCGAGGTGTCCAGATCTCGTCCAGGCTTGGGTGTCCTCGCGAAGAGGTCATCGGCCCCCCATCAAGGCCCAGTCACCCTCACCTCTCAACTGT GCAGTGCTTCCTCAGATGGAAAGGTGCAATTGCAAATAATCTGCCAGCCGGAGCAGCAGCACAGGGCCCGTTACCAAACCGAAGGATCCCGAGGAGCAGTGAAGGATCGTACCGGAAACGGGTTCCCGATCGTTCGTCTGGTCGGTTACGACAAACCGACCACGCTTCAAGTCTTCATCGGCACGGACCTCGGCCGTGTCGCGCCCCATATGTTCTACCAAGCCTGCCGCGTCAGCGGCAAGAACTCAACCCCGTGTATCGAGCGTAAAATCGACGGTACCATCGTGATCGAGGTGGACATGGATCCAGCGAAAGACATGATGGTCACCTGCGACTGTGTCGGTATACTGAAGGAGCGCAATGTCGACGTGGAGCACAGATTTCCACAGGAAGCCGGTGTACTTCAGGGACGCAGTAAAAAGAAGTCGACTCGTTGTCGCATGGTTTTTCGCACGACGATCGCTCGTCCCGATGGTAACACGGAAACTCTTCAAGTCTGTTCTCAACCGATAGTCTGTA CTCAACCACCGGGTATACCGGAGATCTGCAAAAAGTCCCTCACCTCCTGTCCATGCACCGGTGGATTAGAATTGTTTATACTTGGGAAGAACTTTCTTAAAGATACTCGTGTAGTGTTTCAATTAGACAACGACGATTTGTCGAGTAGCTTAGAACCGCACTGGGAGTGCGCCGTCTTACCCGACAAAGAGTTCCTGCAACAGACGCATCTGGTATGCGTGGTGCCTGCATACAGGCGGCAAGATCTTGCGCCCTCGGAATCTGTTAGCGTGAAATTGTACGCGGTGTCGTCCGGGAAAACGAGCGAGCCTCATACGTTCCTTTACACCGCCGCGTCCGCAGCTCCGGAGCCATCGGTGGGCAAGATCGAGCCCATCACGCCGCCATTGTCAACCTCGAACGGCGATTCCGCGTTAGCAACGTCCCCAGCAGCAGCCGTGTCTTTAACCACGGGTGTATCATCGAACA CTCTGATCACACAAGCAGCCGCGGGAACGCCGAATTTCTTGACAACGATACAGTCACAACAATCATCCTCCCAAACGACGGAAACTCTTAAAAGCGATCCAAGCCCGCCACCAGTAACGGCATCGTCTCAGGTAACTCCAGTTCTGATGTGGGCTGCTCAAAGTCCAAATTGCCAAAATTCCCCGCCTGACGTGATGATGCCGCCGCCAGCCATGGTAGCGAATCCCCTTCTAAATCGCAGATCGTCTTCTAATCTTCAATTAATCCTGCCGGATAATTTGAAGACCGAGGTGCTAGACGAGAATAGCGAGAACAGTATGATTAGCGAGAACAGCATGCAAAGCATACCAACGCCGACCGCGAACGGTTCGACGGGGACGAGCCCGTTGCAGCAGCTCGTGAACGAGAATTCCAGGGAAACGCCGCAAACGAATATGATCAGATCGGTACCGGTTGCGGCGAACAATTCCCCGGTACAGGAAGCGGTCAATCTACTCGGTGTGGTCGATTTGATGCGGAACCAACATCCGTTGTCGATGGTGTCCACCCACCAGAACAGCTACGGAG AAGGCAGTCCTAACGGAACTCTACAGGGTGGCGGCGGTGTTGTTGATCTCCGAATGAAACATCATCAGTCAGAGTTCGGGAATTTGTCGAACTTCACCGGTACGTCGAACGGACAGCTACCCGCCCAGAGTGGCCATAGCGTAGAGAAATATCTGAATCATATCGAGTCTAACGGAAAGGAGGCTGAGAGTCAGGAGAACGGCTTCGTAGGTAGTATACAGCAACGAGCTTCCATAATCGCTACTGGACGACAACCTCAGCAGGGACAAGCTTCCAACATTTTAGCCTCTCCGAATCAAGGTGTGAAGCTGGATACTCTCGTCAATTCAGGCGCGGAATCTCATCAATTAGTGTCACCGCTTCGCACCGTCAATCCCAACAGCAGCACCATGATGAGCCACGTGTCCGCGGTGACCGATCACGAGACGATCCCGAGCCCTCAACAGAGCAGAAACAGTCCACCGATTCCCGTCAAGACGATGCTCCTCGAAGCTTTGATGCCGGCTCAAAGCGTACCGCCTTTGATTGGGAACGGCGGGACCACCGTCTCGTCTCCTGCCTCGGTTGTCCAGGAGCCGACCAACGGCGACAGTCTGCTCACAACTATCAACGCTGCCCTCTTGCCAGCGATGCAAGAGCCAGTCGTTACTACGAGCGGTACGTCGAATTCTAGCGTTACTGTACCATCCCATAATCAGATGCAAGTTACGAACGAGACTATGTCGATAGCGGCGGAACATATTCCGCAGATTCAGGGTCTTATTCAGCAAGAAGTTGTGGCGATGCAACAGGCGCAGCAAGTTGAACAGGTTGTCGCGCAGGCACAGCAGCAGGTGGAGCAAGTCGTCGCTCAGGCGCAGCAGCAAGCGGTCCAGGCTGTACAACAGGCGCAGCAACAGGTTGTCCAGCACGTGGTGCAGCACGCGCAAGTTGTCCAGCAGGCTGTACAACAAGTACAAGCGGCGCAACAGGTTCGGGCTGTGCCGGCTGTTCAGCACGCGATGCAACAGGCTACGCAGGAAGTGGTCCAGCAGGCGGTGCAGCAAGCGACTCAGGAAGTGGTGCAGCAGGTGCAAGCGGTTCAGCAAGCGGTGCAGCAGGCGCAAGCGGCTCAGGCGATGCAACAGGCGGTGCAGCAAGATATAGGTTCGATGTTGAATCAACCAGCGGGTTTCGTTGCCGAGGCTAGTTCTGCTCTGGCGAGCGGTGCGGCTCAGGAACCGTCGCAGCAGAGACTGACCACTGCTGCGGAACAGGCGATCAACAACGTGATCACTAACGCAACACAAGATATAATTAACAATCGGCCCATCACCACGACCACTGCGCATGCCATCATTGCGacgaaaaatatattaaacagCGTCGCCACTCAAAGCGCCCAGCTGATGAACAGCGCTATGGAGGGAATCTTACCGAAATCTCCGCCCGGTCAAAATAATATCGTCGAACAGGTTGCGAGCAAATCACCGCCTGTTGCCTTACCCGTCACCCCCAACAGACAGAATGTAAACCCACCTATTACAAATACGGCTAACAATACAACTGGAACGACGGTTCGAAAGCAAGAAGATGGTATGTTACCTCAAGAGCTTACATCGATGTCAGAACATGATCTGTTGAGCTACATAAATCCAAGCTGTTTCGATTCTCAGAATAACTTTCTTATGTAG
- the LOC114873789 gene encoding nuclear factor of activated T-cells 5-like isoform X2 translates to MLLKGRLSEKKNRRHHGKNAKATAGNNAGERLPTVTGSVQRSTVTSANRAHSASRRISHQQRQQQPPQQQQQQQQQQQQQQQQQSQQQSAQQARIPVGSLRNSDEHGSRASSAQDVCDNSNDSGLGFEDRQQHLTNATAWNGAGEEDSKRRKMDIKLESEDANFAFPEVTHSASSDSKTANRNSSNGIAVLATISGNRTGNGSSGRVVEVSRSRPGLGVLAKRSSAPHQGPVTLTSQLCSASSDGKVQLQIICQPEQQHRARYQTEGSRGAVKDRTGNGFPIVRLVGYDKPTTLQVFIGTDLGRVAPHMFYQACRVSGKNSTPCIERKIDGTIVIEVDMDPAKDMMVTCDCVGILKERNVDVEHRFPQEAGVLQGRSKKKSTRCRMVFRTTIARPDGNTETLQVCSQPIVCTQPPGIPEICKKSLTSCPCTGGLELFILGKNFLKDTRVVFQLDNDDLSSSLEPHWECAVLPDKEFLQQTHLVCVVPAYRRQDLAPSESVSVKLYAVSSGKTSEPHTFLYTAASAAPEPSVGKIEPITPPLSTSNGDSALATSPAAAVSLTTGVSSNTLITQAAAGTPNFLTTIQSQQSSSQTTETLKSDPSPPPVTASSQVTPVLMWAAQSPNCQNSPPDVMMPPPAMVANPLLNRRSSSNLQLILPDNLKTEVLDENSENSMISENSMQSIPTPTANGSTGTSPLQQLVNENSRETPQTNMIRSVPVAANNSPVQEAVNLLGVVDLMRNQHPLSMVSTHQNSYGGMHESSQVKVLSPHHINKETNPMLPAEGSPNGTLQGGGGVVDLRMKHHQSEFGNLSNFTGTSNGQLPAQSGHSVEKYLNHIESNGKEAESQENGFVGSIQQRASIIATGRQPQQGQASNILASPNQGVKLDTLVNSGAESHQLVSPLRTVNPNSSTMMSHVSAVTDHETIPSPQQSRNSPPIPVKTMLLEALMPAQSVPPLIGNGGTTVSSPASVVQEPTNGDSLLTTINAALLPAMQEPVVTTSGTSNSSVTVPSHNQMQVTNETMSIAAEHIPQIQGLIQQEVVAMQQAQQVEQVVAQAQQQVEQVVAQAQQQAVQAVQQAQQQVVQHVVQHAQVVQQAVQQVQAAQQVRAVPAVQHAMQQATQEVVQQAVQQATQEVVQQVQAVQQAVQQAQAAQAMQQAVQQDIGSMLNQPAGFVAEASSALASGAAQEPSQQRLTTAAEQAINNVITNATQDIINNRPITTTTAHAIIATKNILNSVATQSAQLMNSAMEGILPKSPPGQNNIVEQVASKSPPVALPVTPNRQNVNPPITNTANNTTGTTVRKQEDGMLPQELTSMSEHDLLSYINPSCFDSQNNFLM, encoded by the exons GTAACAATGCTGGAGAAAGGTTGCCAACGGTAACAGGTTCGGTTCAAAGGAGCACCGTCACGTCGGCAAATCGCGCGCACTCCGCATCACGAAGGATCAGCCATCAGCAACGTCAGCAGCAACCACctcaacagcagcagcagcagcagcagcagcagcaacaacagcagcagcaacagtcTCAACAACAATCGGCGCAACAGGCGAGGATACCAGTAGGATCCTTAAGGAACTCGGATGAGCACGGATCGAGAGCCAGCTCGGCACAGGACGTTTGCGATAATTCCAACGATTCCGGGCTCGGCTTCGAGGACCGTCAGCAACATCTCACGAACGCAACC GCTTGGAACGGCGCCGGCGAGGAGGACTCGAAGAGAAGGAAGATGGACATCAAGCTCGAGTCCGAGGATGCGAATTTTGCCTTCCCCGAGGTGACGCATTCCGCGAGCTCTGATAGCAAAACGGCCAATAGAAACAGTTCGAACGGGATAGCTGTGCTGGCCACGATCTCTGGGAACAGGACGGGGAACGGAAGCTCGGGAAGGGTTGTCGAGGTGTCCAGATCTCGTCCAGGCTTGGGTGTCCTCGCGAAGAGGTCATCGGCCCCCCATCAAGGCCCAGTCACCCTCACCTCTCAACTGT GCAGTGCTTCCTCAGATGGAAAGGTGCAATTGCAAATAATCTGCCAGCCGGAGCAGCAGCACAGGGCCCGTTACCAAACCGAAGGATCCCGAGGAGCAGTGAAGGATCGTACCGGAAACGGGTTCCCGATCGTTCGTCTGGTCGGTTACGACAAACCGACCACGCTTCAAGTCTTCATCGGCACGGACCTCGGCCGTGTCGCGCCCCATATGTTCTACCAAGCCTGCCGCGTCAGCGGCAAGAACTCAACCCCGTGTATCGAGCGTAAAATCGACGGTACCATCGTGATCGAGGTGGACATGGATCCAGCGAAAGACATGATGGTCACCTGCGACTGTGTCGGTATACTGAAGGAGCGCAATGTCGACGTGGAGCACAGATTTCCACAGGAAGCCGGTGTACTTCAGGGACGCAGTAAAAAGAAGTCGACTCGTTGTCGCATGGTTTTTCGCACGACGATCGCTCGTCCCGATGGTAACACGGAAACTCTTCAAGTCTGTTCTCAACCGATAGTCTGTA CTCAACCACCGGGTATACCGGAGATCTGCAAAAAGTCCCTCACCTCCTGTCCATGCACCGGTGGATTAGAATTGTTTATACTTGGGAAGAACTTTCTTAAAGATACTCGTGTAGTGTTTCAATTAGACAACGACGATTTGTCGAGTAGCTTAGAACCGCACTGGGAGTGCGCCGTCTTACCCGACAAAGAGTTCCTGCAACAGACGCATCTGGTATGCGTGGTGCCTGCATACAGGCGGCAAGATCTTGCGCCCTCGGAATCTGTTAGCGTGAAATTGTACGCGGTGTCGTCCGGGAAAACGAGCGAGCCTCATACGTTCCTTTACACCGCCGCGTCCGCAGCTCCGGAGCCATCGGTGGGCAAGATCGAGCCCATCACGCCGCCATTGTCAACCTCGAACGGCGATTCCGCGTTAGCAACGTCCCCAGCAGCAGCCGTGTCTTTAACCACGGGTGTATCATCGAACA CTCTGATCACACAAGCAGCCGCGGGAACGCCGAATTTCTTGACAACGATACAGTCACAACAATCATCCTCCCAAACGACGGAAACTCTTAAAAGCGATCCAAGCCCGCCACCAGTAACGGCATCGTCTCAGGTAACTCCAGTTCTGATGTGGGCTGCTCAAAGTCCAAATTGCCAAAATTCCCCGCCTGACGTGATGATGCCGCCGCCAGCCATGGTAGCGAATCCCCTTCTAAATCGCAGATCGTCTTCTAATCTTCAATTAATCCTGCCGGATAATTTGAAGACCGAGGTGCTAGACGAGAATAGCGAGAACAGTATGATTAGCGAGAACAGCATGCAAAGCATACCAACGCCGACCGCGAACGGTTCGACGGGGACGAGCCCGTTGCAGCAGCTCGTGAACGAGAATTCCAGGGAAACGCCGCAAACGAATATGATCAGATCGGTACCGGTTGCGGCGAACAATTCCCCGGTACAGGAAGCGGTCAATCTACTCGGTGTGGTCGATTTGATGCGGAACCAACATCCGTTGTCGATGGTGTCCACCCACCAGAACAGCTACGGAGGTATGCACGAATCGTCTCAAGTCAAAGTTCTAAGTCCTCATCATATCAACAAAGAAACTAACCCGATGTTACCGGCAGAAGGCAGTCCTAACGGAACTCTACAGGGTGGCGGCGGTGTTGTTGATCTCCGAATGAAACATCATCAGTCAGAGTTCGGGAATTTGTCGAACTTCACCGGTACGTCGAACGGACAGCTACCCGCCCAGAGTGGCCATAGCGTAGAGAAATATCTGAATCATATCGAGTCTAACGGAAAGGAGGCTGAGAGTCAGGAGAACGGCTTCGTAGGTAGTATACAGCAACGAGCTTCCATAATCGCTACTGGACGACAACCTCAGCAGGGACAAGCTTCCAACATTTTAGCCTCTCCGAATCAAGGTGTGAAGCTGGATACTCTCGTCAATTCAGGCGCGGAATCTCATCAATTAGTGTCACCGCTTCGCACCGTCAATCCCAACAGCAGCACCATGATGAGCCACGTGTCCGCGGTGACCGATCACGAGACGATCCCGAGCCCTCAACAGAGCAGAAACAGTCCACCGATTCCCGTCAAGACGATGCTCCTCGAAGCTTTGATGCCGGCTCAAAGCGTACCGCCTTTGATTGGGAACGGCGGGACCACCGTCTCGTCTCCTGCCTCGGTTGTCCAGGAGCCGACCAACGGCGACAGTCTGCTCACAACTATCAACGCTGCCCTCTTGCCAGCGATGCAAGAGCCAGTCGTTACTACGAGCGGTACGTCGAATTCTAGCGTTACTGTACCATCCCATAATCAGATGCAAGTTACGAACGAGACTATGTCGATAGCGGCGGAACATATTCCGCAGATTCAGGGTCTTATTCAGCAAGAAGTTGTGGCGATGCAACAGGCGCAGCAAGTTGAACAGGTTGTCGCGCAGGCACAGCAGCAGGTGGAGCAAGTCGTCGCTCAGGCGCAGCAGCAAGCGGTCCAGGCTGTACAACAGGCGCAGCAACAGGTTGTCCAGCACGTGGTGCAGCACGCGCAAGTTGTCCAGCAGGCTGTACAACAAGTACAAGCGGCGCAACAGGTTCGGGCTGTGCCGGCTGTTCAGCACGCGATGCAACAGGCTACGCAGGAAGTGGTCCAGCAGGCGGTGCAGCAAGCGACTCAGGAAGTGGTGCAGCAGGTGCAAGCGGTTCAGCAAGCGGTGCAGCAGGCGCAAGCGGCTCAGGCGATGCAACAGGCGGTGCAGCAAGATATAGGTTCGATGTTGAATCAACCAGCGGGTTTCGTTGCCGAGGCTAGTTCTGCTCTGGCGAGCGGTGCGGCTCAGGAACCGTCGCAGCAGAGACTGACCACTGCTGCGGAACAGGCGATCAACAACGTGATCACTAACGCAACACAAGATATAATTAACAATCGGCCCATCACCACGACCACTGCGCATGCCATCATTGCGacgaaaaatatattaaacagCGTCGCCACTCAAAGCGCCCAGCTGATGAACAGCGCTATGGAGGGAATCTTACCGAAATCTCCGCCCGGTCAAAATAATATCGTCGAACAGGTTGCGAGCAAATCACCGCCTGTTGCCTTACCCGTCACCCCCAACAGACAGAATGTAAACCCACCTATTACAAATACGGCTAACAATACAACTGGAACGACGGTTCGAAAGCAAGAAGATGGTATGTTACCTCAAGAGCTTACATCGATGTCAGAACATGATCTGTTGAGCTACATAAATCCAAGCTGTTTCGATTCTCAGAATAACTTTCTTATGTAG